One genomic region from Drosophila subpulchrella strain 33 F10 #4 breed RU33 chromosome 2R, RU_Dsub_v1.1 Primary Assembly, whole genome shotgun sequence encodes:
- the LOC119550141 gene encoding glycerol-3-phosphate acyltransferase 3-like isoform X3, with amino-acid sequence MIGALLDIFWIPIGGFLSFLIFISAINKSIGVRKAYVNLLLRIFEYGRVSIETASKENQHFSVHNPKTDDKQGVQLVDDADSKEGTNGATLITRDAVLLPQAQEPAPEKPVSSKKDEINFDFEKCLDYVKSGVEAIIEDDVTSRFEAEELKSWNMLTRTNRHYEFISWKITSIWVFGFFIRYVILMPLRVLVCFVGVLFAVVSNSIVACLPFRFLRLFLASLAFKITFRLISSSMSSFIKFHNKQYKPTVSGFCVANHTSPLDVAILSTDCTYSLVVWLTVCTAAVGYLKDGPFKRDLVHKVLGMCFGVLSSAISAVITYHNEDNRPSSGICVANHTSPIDVLVLMCDSTYSLIGQRHGGFLGVLQRALARASPHIWFERGEAKDRHLVAERLKQHVSDPNNPPILIFPEGTCINNTSVMQFKKGSFEVGGVIYPVAIKYDPRFGDAFWNSAKYSMMQYLYMMMTSWAIVCDVWYLPPMYRQEGESAIDFANRVKSVIAKQGGLIDLVWDGQLKRMKPKKEWREIQQVEFANRLKSKLNQN; translated from the exons ATGATTGGCGCGCTACTAGACATATTCTGGATCCCCATCGGGGGATTCCTCTCATTTCTGATATTTATTTCCGCCATAAACAAATCAATCGGCGTCCGAAAAGCGTATGTGAACCTTCTCCTAAGGATATTCGAG TACGGTCGAGTCAGTATAGAGACAGCATCCAAAGAAAACCAACATTTTTCCGTTCACAATCCTAAGACTGACGATAAACAGGGAGTGCAACTAGTGGACGACGCCGATTCCAAAGAAGGTACCAATGGAGCCACCTTGATCACCAGGGATGCAGTTTTGCTGCCCCAGGCGCAGGAACCTGCGCCCGAGAAGCCAGTTTCCTCCAAGAAG GATGAAATCAATTTTGATTTTGAGAAATGTTTGGACTACGTCAAGTCGGGCGTGGAAGCCATCATCGAAGACGATGTAACATCGCGTTTTGAGGCGGAGGAGCTCAAGAGCTGGAACATGCTCACACGCACCAATAGGCACTACGAATTTATTTCCTGGAAAATAACCTCCATCTGGGTGTTTGGCTTTTTCATTCGATACGTAATCCTTATGCCACTCCGAGTACTGGTCTGCTTCGTTGGT GTTTTATTTGCAGTTGTATCAAACTCCATTGTGGCTTGTTTACCTTTTCGATTTTTACGGCTTTTTTTAGCGAGCTTGGCATTCAAAATTACTTTCCGCCTTATTTCAAGTTCTATGTCCTCCTTTATCAAGTTCCACAATAAACAATATAAGCCCACAGTTTCTGGGTTCTGTGTAGCTAACCATACATCTCCCTTGGATGTGGCTATATTATCGACCGATTGTACCTACTCTTTG GTAGTGTGGTTAACAGTTTGTACGGCTGCAGTGGGATATTTAAAGGATGGGCCCTTCAAGCGCGATCTCGTGCACAAGGTGCTCGGTATGTGCTTCGGCGTTTTGTCCAGCGCAATATCGGCGGTTATAACCTACCACAATGAGGATAATCGCCCGTCATCTGGTATTTGTGTTGCCAATCATACCAGTCCCATCGATGTGCTGGTCCTGATGTGCGACTCGACCTATTCCCTG ATTGGCCAACGCCATGGAGGCTTCTTGGGGGTATTGCAAAGAGCGCTGGCCAGAGCTTCTCCTCACATTTGGTTTGAACGCGGGGAGGCCAAGGATCGGCATTTAGTGGCTGAGCGACTAAAGCAGCACGTTTCTGATCCGAACAACCCACCGATTCTCATCTTTCCGGAAGGAACCTGCATTAACAACACCTCGGTTATGCAGTTCAAGAAAGGAAGCTTCGAAGTTGGCGGCGTCATCTACCCGGTGGCCATTAA GTACGATCCGAGATTCGGCGATGCCTTCTGGAACAGTGCGAAGTACTCAATGATGCAGTATCTGTACATGATGATGACCTCGTGGGCCATTGTGTGCGATGTGTGGTACCTGCCGCCCATGTACAGGCAGGAGGGAGAGTCGGCGATCGACTTCGCGAACCGGGTGAAGAGCGTGATCGCCAAGCAGGGAGGCTTGATTGATCTGGTCTGGGACGGTCAGTTGAAGCGGATGAAGCCAAAGAAAGAGTGGAGGGAAATCCAGCAAGTTGAGTTCGCCAACCGATTAAAGTCGAAACTCAACCAAAATTAA
- the LOC119550141 gene encoding glycerol-3-phosphate acyltransferase 3 isoform X1, whose product MIGALLDIFWIPIGGFLSFLIFISAINKSIGVRKAYVNLLLRIFEYGRVSIETASKENQHFSVHNPKTDDKQGVQLVDDADSKEGTNGATLITRDAVLLPQAQEPAPEKPVSSKKDEINFDFEKCLDYVKSGVEAIIEDDVTSRFEAEELKSWNMLTRTNRHYEFISWKITSIWVFGFFIRYVILMPLRVLVCFVGVLFAVVSNSIVACLPFRFLRLFLASLAFKITFRLISSSMSSFIKFHNKQYKPTVSGFCVANHTSPLDVAILSTDCTYSLIGQRHGGFLGVLQRALARASPHIWFERGEAKDRHLVAERLKQHVSDPNNPPILIFPEGTCINNTSVMQFKKGSFEVGGVIYPVAIKYDPRFGDAFWNSAKYSMMQYLYMMMTSWAIVCDVWYLPPMYRQEGESAIDFANRVKSVIAKQGGLIDLVWDGQLKRMKPKKEWREIQQVEFANRLKSKLNQN is encoded by the exons ATGATTGGCGCGCTACTAGACATATTCTGGATCCCCATCGGGGGATTCCTCTCATTTCTGATATTTATTTCCGCCATAAACAAATCAATCGGCGTCCGAAAAGCGTATGTGAACCTTCTCCTAAGGATATTCGAG TACGGTCGAGTCAGTATAGAGACAGCATCCAAAGAAAACCAACATTTTTCCGTTCACAATCCTAAGACTGACGATAAACAGGGAGTGCAACTAGTGGACGACGCCGATTCCAAAGAAGGTACCAATGGAGCCACCTTGATCACCAGGGATGCAGTTTTGCTGCCCCAGGCGCAGGAACCTGCGCCCGAGAAGCCAGTTTCCTCCAAGAAG GATGAAATCAATTTTGATTTTGAGAAATGTTTGGACTACGTCAAGTCGGGCGTGGAAGCCATCATCGAAGACGATGTAACATCGCGTTTTGAGGCGGAGGAGCTCAAGAGCTGGAACATGCTCACACGCACCAATAGGCACTACGAATTTATTTCCTGGAAAATAACCTCCATCTGGGTGTTTGGCTTTTTCATTCGATACGTAATCCTTATGCCACTCCGAGTACTGGTCTGCTTCGTTGGT GTTTTATTTGCAGTTGTATCAAACTCCATTGTGGCTTGTTTACCTTTTCGATTTTTACGGCTTTTTTTAGCGAGCTTGGCATTCAAAATTACTTTCCGCCTTATTTCAAGTTCTATGTCCTCCTTTATCAAGTTCCACAATAAACAATATAAGCCCACAGTTTCTGGGTTCTGTGTAGCTAACCATACATCTCCCTTGGATGTGGCTATATTATCGACCGATTGTACCTACTCTTTG ATTGGCCAACGCCATGGAGGCTTCTTGGGGGTATTGCAAAGAGCGCTGGCCAGAGCTTCTCCTCACATTTGGTTTGAACGCGGGGAGGCCAAGGATCGGCATTTAGTGGCTGAGCGACTAAAGCAGCACGTTTCTGATCCGAACAACCCACCGATTCTCATCTTTCCGGAAGGAACCTGCATTAACAACACCTCGGTTATGCAGTTCAAGAAAGGAAGCTTCGAAGTTGGCGGCGTCATCTACCCGGTGGCCATTAA GTACGATCCGAGATTCGGCGATGCCTTCTGGAACAGTGCGAAGTACTCAATGATGCAGTATCTGTACATGATGATGACCTCGTGGGCCATTGTGTGCGATGTGTGGTACCTGCCGCCCATGTACAGGCAGGAGGGAGAGTCGGCGATCGACTTCGCGAACCGGGTGAAGAGCGTGATCGCCAAGCAGGGAGGCTTGATTGATCTGGTCTGGGACGGTCAGTTGAAGCGGATGAAGCCAAAGAAAGAGTGGAGGGAAATCCAGCAAGTTGAGTTCGCCAACCGATTAAAGTCGAAACTCAACCAAAATTAA
- the LOC119550141 gene encoding glycerol-3-phosphate acyltransferase 3 isoform X2 yields MIGALLDIFWIPIGGFLSFLIFISAINKSIGVRKAYVNLLLRIFEYGRVSIETASKENQHFSVHNPKTDDKQGVQLVDDADSKEGTNGATLITRDAVLLPQAQEPAPEKPVSSKKDEINFDFEKCLDYVKSGVEAIIEDDVTSRFEAEELKSWNMLTRTNRHYEFISWKITSIWVFGFFIRYVILMPLRVLVCFVGVVWLTVCTAAVGYLKDGPFKRDLVHKVLGMCFGVLSSAISAVITYHNEDNRPSSGICVANHTSPIDVLVLMCDSTYSLIGQRHGGFLGVLQRALARASPHIWFERGEAKDRHLVAERLKQHVSDPNNPPILIFPEGTCINNTSVMQFKKGSFEVGGVIYPVAIKYDPRFGDAFWNSAKYSMMQYLYMMMTSWAIVCDVWYLPPMYRQEGESAIDFANRVKSVIAKQGGLIDLVWDGQLKRMKPKKEWREIQQVEFANRLKSKLNQN; encoded by the exons ATGATTGGCGCGCTACTAGACATATTCTGGATCCCCATCGGGGGATTCCTCTCATTTCTGATATTTATTTCCGCCATAAACAAATCAATCGGCGTCCGAAAAGCGTATGTGAACCTTCTCCTAAGGATATTCGAG TACGGTCGAGTCAGTATAGAGACAGCATCCAAAGAAAACCAACATTTTTCCGTTCACAATCCTAAGACTGACGATAAACAGGGAGTGCAACTAGTGGACGACGCCGATTCCAAAGAAGGTACCAATGGAGCCACCTTGATCACCAGGGATGCAGTTTTGCTGCCCCAGGCGCAGGAACCTGCGCCCGAGAAGCCAGTTTCCTCCAAGAAG GATGAAATCAATTTTGATTTTGAGAAATGTTTGGACTACGTCAAGTCGGGCGTGGAAGCCATCATCGAAGACGATGTAACATCGCGTTTTGAGGCGGAGGAGCTCAAGAGCTGGAACATGCTCACACGCACCAATAGGCACTACGAATTTATTTCCTGGAAAATAACCTCCATCTGGGTGTTTGGCTTTTTCATTCGATACGTAATCCTTATGCCACTCCGAGTACTGGTCTGCTTCGTTGGT GTAGTGTGGTTAACAGTTTGTACGGCTGCAGTGGGATATTTAAAGGATGGGCCCTTCAAGCGCGATCTCGTGCACAAGGTGCTCGGTATGTGCTTCGGCGTTTTGTCCAGCGCAATATCGGCGGTTATAACCTACCACAATGAGGATAATCGCCCGTCATCTGGTATTTGTGTTGCCAATCATACCAGTCCCATCGATGTGCTGGTCCTGATGTGCGACTCGACCTATTCCCTG ATTGGCCAACGCCATGGAGGCTTCTTGGGGGTATTGCAAAGAGCGCTGGCCAGAGCTTCTCCTCACATTTGGTTTGAACGCGGGGAGGCCAAGGATCGGCATTTAGTGGCTGAGCGACTAAAGCAGCACGTTTCTGATCCGAACAACCCACCGATTCTCATCTTTCCGGAAGGAACCTGCATTAACAACACCTCGGTTATGCAGTTCAAGAAAGGAAGCTTCGAAGTTGGCGGCGTCATCTACCCGGTGGCCATTAA GTACGATCCGAGATTCGGCGATGCCTTCTGGAACAGTGCGAAGTACTCAATGATGCAGTATCTGTACATGATGATGACCTCGTGGGCCATTGTGTGCGATGTGTGGTACCTGCCGCCCATGTACAGGCAGGAGGGAGAGTCGGCGATCGACTTCGCGAACCGGGTGAAGAGCGTGATCGCCAAGCAGGGAGGCTTGATTGATCTGGTCTGGGACGGTCAGTTGAAGCGGATGAAGCCAAAGAAAGAGTGGAGGGAAATCCAGCAAGTTGAGTTCGCCAACCGATTAAAGTCGAAACTCAACCAAAATTAA